Part of the Oncorhynchus nerka isolate Pitt River unplaced genomic scaffold, Oner_Uvic_2.0 unplaced_scaffold_5692, whole genome shotgun sequence genome is shown below.
aaacagggagagaaagagaaagagaaacagggagagaaagagaaagaggagagaagagagtgagaaagagggagagagagaaagagagtgagaaagagagtgagaaagagaaagagggagagaaagcatgATTAATATGAAACAATTACTAATTGTTTGCTGAAATAGACCGTGTTGAGGCTTGGCAGGGGAGCCAGAAGAACAACAAATAAACAAGGAAAGTTCCAATGGAAACCGTGGGACAAACAGCGCTATGAGGGTggagcagtggtctagggcactgctagctagctgtgccaccagagacactgggttcgcgcccaggctctgtcgcagccggccgcgactcgggaggtccgtgggggcgacacacaattggcctagcgtcgcccgggttagggagggtgggctcggtagggatatccttgtctcatcgcgcactagcgactcctgtggtgggccgggcgcagtgcgcactaaccaaggttgccaggtgcacggtgtttcctccgacacattggtgcggctggcttccgggttggatgagcgctgtgttaagaagtacggcttgtgtttcggaggacgcatggctttcgaccttcgcctTTCCCGAGGCCCGtgacgggagttgtagcgatgagacaagatagtaactactaacaattggataccatgaaattggggagaaaagggggtcaaattcaacaacaacaaaaaataaacaacGCTATGAGACTGCTTGTGTTTTTAGACAGTTAAATGCACAGTGATATTAACTAAAAATATAAACCTTGTTCAAACAGAAACTAAGGCAGGTCCAGCTACTTACCGTCCTCTGCACATAGTCCCAGGAATGTTCTGTGGTCCTGTTCTGACCAGTGTAGTTGACCAGCATCCCCTTGACGATGGTGGACATCTCCTGTTGCAgctggggaagagacagggaagaaTGAGTATAGCCGAACAGCCAGCGCTACTGGAAAACACTTCTGacaggctgactggctggctgactgactgactgactggctgactggctggctggctgcctgactggctggctgactggctaacaggctggctgacaggctgactgctggctggctgactgactgacaggctgactgctggctggctggctggctggctggctggctggctgactggctactTTTCTATGGTTCCATCACAGGGCTGGAGGGGGGGATggagagtggggaggggggggcaggcagaggagagtgagggacaaaaaggagagaagggagagagtggATAGGAAATAACGGAAATGGGAGAAGAAGGatgaggggggagaaggaggggggagagaggacactCATCCCGTCTCTCTGGAAGGAATGTAGAAGAAGTagagggggggaaggagagaaggaggtagaactcactctgtctctctggaagTAGATGAGCACGCCAGCCGTAACCTGGGCGATGAGGATGAGCAGGAGGCAGGTGAAGTACTGGGGACGGACAGACAGAACAATGGGAAAGTGCATTTTAGAGGTTCATCATAACAGTTTGAAACAGCAAGGTTgtttagttagcatgaacacagccaacgtcatgttctacattagttagcatgaacacagccaacgtcatgttctacattagttagcatgaacacagccaacgtcatgttctacattagttagcatgaacacagccaacgtcatggtctacattagttagcatgaacacagccaacgtcatgttctacattagttagcatgaacacagccaacgtcatgttctacattagttagcatgaacacagccaacgtcatgttctacattagttagcat
Proteins encoded:
- the LOC135566342 gene encoding CD82 antigen-like, whose product is MHFPIVLSVRPQYFTCLLLILIAQVTAGVLIYFQRDRLQQEMSTIVKGMLVNYTGQNRTTEHSWDYVQRTMKCCGWVSPGNWLENVWIKNSSVSLYPCSCRNETLPGTDMNETGLCEHLSADRPVYQT